The Candidatus Dependentiae bacterium genome includes a window with the following:
- a CDS encoding AAA family ATPase has protein sequence MKISKIVLVLLMASSMMTQNSVAVDWRNIWEQSVPYLKQIEMKHIWTAISIASTASAFMGWRKYNKTAIFSRPTAIKSEITFNDFYGAPEKIKQFVNLFPKVISSGNTELIEQLPKAYLFTGVAGTGKTTLAMALAGQLKAPLFVLEADSSLLFPFIGSFKLSQYINAAQAAAQKDPSKLAIIFIDEIHLVADGQFSLLHSLLTKLDGVATKNITAPNEKAGHVLIIGATNKDDLIDSALKRPGRFEEVRLSKPDIGLTKLLLKKYLGENANNESVDLIVNCLAINFMTPAEIKMWASKAKLASYGRADKVARIELIDLEEAFLDIAKTIWNNTKYASEAALKILHAREDKIKKPKKEIKQFTLRNGNVVPLDENSGNTPPFWYTVENGKLVSMFGPEDNKKEENDDEPRIPCQDSAVFQKGYREKWNAQRAFLNTK, from the coding sequence ATGAAAATTTCCAAAATAGTACTTGTTTTATTAATGGCATCTTCAATGATGACTCAGAATAGTGTTGCAGTTGATTGGCGCAACATATGGGAGCAATCAGTGCCATATTTAAAACAAATCGAAATGAAGCACATTTGGACTGCTATAAGTATCGCATCGACGGCTAGTGCTTTTATGGGTTGGAGAAAATATAATAAAACGGCAATTTTTTCTCGCCCAACGGCGATTAAAAGTGAAATAACATTCAATGACTTTTACGGCGCTCCTGAAAAAATAAAGCAATTTGTTAATCTTTTTCCAAAAGTAATATCTTCAGGTAATACTGAACTGATTGAACAATTACCTAAGGCATATTTATTTACAGGAGTAGCGGGAACTGGTAAAACCACATTGGCAATGGCTCTTGCGGGTCAGCTTAAAGCTCCTTTATTTGTACTAGAAGCGGATAGTAGTTTGTTGTTTCCTTTTATTGGTTCTTTCAAATTATCGCAATATATAAATGCTGCGCAGGCTGCTGCGCAAAAAGATCCGTCTAAGTTAGCAATTATCTTTATTGATGAGATTCATTTGGTTGCAGATGGTCAATTCTCATTATTACATAGTTTGCTTACGAAATTAGATGGTGTTGCTACCAAAAATATTACTGCGCCTAATGAAAAAGCGGGTCATGTACTTATTATTGGCGCGACTAATAAAGATGACTTAATCGATTCAGCATTGAAGAGACCTGGTAGATTTGAAGAAGTTAGATTAAGCAAGCCAGATATAGGATTAACTAAGCTGCTACTTAAAAAATATTTGGGTGAAAATGCTAATAATGAATCTGTTGATTTGATCGTTAATTGCTTAGCGATAAACTTTATGACCCCTGCTGAGATAAAGATGTGGGCATCAAAAGCCAAATTAGCATCTTATGGCAGGGCAGATAAGGTGGCACGAATCGAACTAATCGATTTAGAGGAAGCCTTTCTTGATATTGCAAAAACAATATGGAATAACACAAAATATGCATCTGAGGCAGCGTTAAAGATTCTTCACGCTCGAGAAGATAAAATAAAGAAACCCAAAAAAGAGATAAAGCAGTTTACTTTAAGAAATGGTAATGTCGTCCCACTAGATGAGAATAGTGGCAACACCCCTCCCTTCTGGTATACCGTCGAGAATGGAAAGCTTGTTTCGATGTTTGGCCCCGAGGACAACAAAAAAGAAGAAAATGACGATGAACCGCGCATTCCTTGTCAAGACAGTGCAGTGTTTCAAAAAGGTTACAGAGAAAAATGGAATGCACAACGCGCGTTCTTAAATACGAAATAA